Proteins found in one Phocoena sinus isolate mPhoSin1 chromosome 19, mPhoSin1.pri, whole genome shotgun sequence genomic segment:
- the LOC116743765 gene encoding zinc finger protein 883-like, translating to MAVRTLTGKGQESVTFKDVAVDFTLEEWGQLGPGQRELYRDVMLENYQNLLSLGAGLPGSKPDVISRLERGEEPRMERREAWRVTCSDLETNSETTQETLPKKSISKDVASPMGKIEGILRAVLGDTKLGDSWTCGRQLEDQGKQERRLRWLFTTPEENTHGELRHFRQTSAFIGKQRVPGGEDPQKWTRSRKSLKHQRKPFNCTECGKAFIYHSDYVLHQRIHTGEKPYKCNECGKAFSNSSYFIQHHIIHTGEKPYACNECGKTFTQSSSLTEHQRIHTGEKPYKCKECGKAFTQSSSLIKHQRCHTGEKPYKCNQCGKFYSQVSHLTRHQKIHTGEKPYKCSECGKAFCHTSSLTQHQTIHTGEKPYKCNECGKTFSHSSSLTQHQRVHTGEKPYGCPECGKAFSHSSSLTQHQRIHTGEKPYECHECGKAYTQISHLMRHQSVHVGEKPYICNECGKAFSHTSSFTQHQTIHTGEKPYKCNECGKTFSQNSSLMRHQRIHTGEKPYECTICGRAYTQISHLIQHQRTHTGEKPYECSECGKAFSRSAHLIEHQKIHTGEKPYKCKECGKTFSHNSSLTQHQRIHTGEKPYTCKECRKAFNQSIHLIQHQRIHTGERPYKCKNCGKTYAQISHLIQHQKVHMGGKRCACKERGEDFSWGSHLAEHQRLHTVHDGYVCGNFEKAFAWNMQLSDHQRAHAD from the exons ATGGCCGTCAGGACCCTGACGGGCAAAGGCCAG GAATCGGTGACCTTCAAAGACGTGGCTGTGGACTTCACCCTGGAGGAGTGGGGCCAGCTGGGGCCTGGCCAGAGGGAGCTGTATCGggatgtgatgctggagaactacCAGAACCTTCTATCGCTGG gggCAGGGCTTCCTGGGTCCAAACCCGATGTGATCTCCCGTCTGGAGCGAGGGGAAGAGCCcaggatggagaggagagaagccTGGCGAGTTACCTGTTCAG acTTGGAGACAAACTCTGAAACTACTCAGGAGACACTTCCAAAAAAGAGTATTTCCAAAGACGTGGCTTCCCCAATGGGAAAGATAGAGGGCATTTTAAGGGCAGTGCTTGGAGACACCAAGTTGGGGGACTCCTGGACATGCGGCCGTCAACTGGAAGACCAGGGAAAGCAGGAGAGGCGTTTGAGATGGTTGTTTACTACTCCCGAGGAAAACACCCATGGCGAGTTGAGACACTTCAGGCAGACCTCAGCTTTCATTGGGAAGCAAAGAGTGCCTGGGGGAGAGGATCCTCAGAAGTGGACCAGGTCAAGAAAGAGCCTgaaacaccaaaggaaaccatttaACTGCacggaatgtgggaaagccttcatcTACCATTCGGATTATGTCCTAcaccagagaattcacactggagagaagccctacAAGTGTAACGAGTGCGGGAAAGCATTCAGCAACAGCTCATATTTCATCCAGCACCACATCAtccacacaggagagaagcccTACGCCTGCAACGAATGCGGCAAGACCTTTACCCAGAGCTCATCGCTCACTGAGCATCAGAGgatccacactggagagaaaccctacaaatgcaaggaatgtgggaaagccttcaccCAGAGCTCCTCCCTTATCAAACACCAGCGATGCCAtactggggagaaaccctatAAATGCAACCAGTGTGGGAAGTTCTACTCCCAGGTGTCCCACCTCACCCGCCACCAGAAAATACACACAGGGGAGAAGCCCTACAAATGCAGTGAGTGTGGCAAGGCTTTCTGTCACACCTCCTCCCTGACTCAGCACCAGACAATCCACACTGGTGAGAAACCCTACAAGTGTAACGAGTGTGGGAAAACCTTCAGCCACAGCTCGTCACTGACCCAGCACCAGCGagtccacactggagagaaaccttacggGTGCCCCGAGTGTGGCAAAGCCTTCAGCCACAGTTCATCCCTGACTcagcatcagagaattcatactggtgagaagcCCTATGAGTGTCATGAGTGCGGGAAGGCTTACACGCAGATCTCCCACCTCATGAGGCACCAGAGCGTTCACGTGGGGGAGAAACCCTATATATGTAATGAGTGTGGAAAGGCTTTCAGTCACACCTCCTCCTTTACTCAACACCAGACGATCCACACTGGTGAGAAACCCTACAAGTGTAACGAATGCGGGAAAACCTTCAGCCAGAACTCCTCACTTATGCGCCACCAGAGAATTCACACCGGGGAGAAGCCCTATGAGTGTACAATTTGCGGAAGAGCCTACACCCAGATTTCCCACCTCATCCAACACCAGAGGACTCACACCGGAGAGAaaccttatgagtgcagtgagtgtgggaaagccttcagccGGAGCGCCCATCTCATCGAGCATCAGAAGATCCACACGGGCGAGAAACCCTATAAGTGTAAGGAGTGTGGGAAAACATTCAGTCACAACTCATCCCTAACTCAACATCAGAGGATTCACACCGGCGAGAAACCCTACACCTGTAAGGAATGCAGGAAAGCCTTCAATCAAAGTATCCACCTCATTCAGCATCAGAGGATTCATACCGGGGAGAGGCCCTACAAATGTAAGAACTGTGGGAAAACCTATGCCCAAATTTCACACCTCATTCAACACCAGAAAGTTCATATGGGTGGCAAGCGCTGTGCATGTAAAGAACGCGGAGAGGATTTCAGCTGGGGTTCACACCTGGCCGAACATCAGAGACTTCACACTGTGCATGATGGCTACGTCTGCGGTAATTTTGAGAAGGCCTTTGCTTGGAACATGCAGCTTAGTGATCATCAGAGAGCTCATGCTGACTAG
- the ZNF473 gene encoding zinc finger protein 473 isoform X1, with product MTEEFATLEDVAMDFTLEDWEQLGLDQGDLFWDTALDNYQNLFLLNPPRPNLTSHPDDEEELAALAKGSPESTGPDTAEAKTSPLPQDFLEEGLFQEITEMFSKDGLWNSHLEEAYIDQSWLDSLLGDPESLLKSDVVTSKESPTECKSHELESHKLKRGLGPESLPFPGAGSVTPDLPERSLTPAKSQESGNDFGCYSDQSQQDNIQGGEKPYKCGQCEKSFSQSYHLIQHWILHTREDPTVPQENEKDVNQSSCLFVQSVSHTGSKSYVGNKCGKTSSQNTYLLWHQNIHSEEEPRQSQDSDGPAGQDSQPVECHKPPPGGKSYKRNEHGESFSQTFHLTRYQKTHTRKLYECARCKAIFNFNKYLLQHQKIHAAEKTAVCQECGKAFRRNSLLVKHQSVHTGEKPYKCDECGKRFSHILTLKTHQRVHRGEKPYECNTCGKGFYRNTHLNEHQRVHTGYRPHKCHQCIKSFTRPSHLNRHLSIHAIEKPYSCAECKETFSHNEHLVQHQKIHAVETPYECQECGERFICHSTLTCHQSIHTREKQGLDESRKILNEKPEHREPPRVSEKRFKCNKCEKTFSCRKYLTQHERIHARVKPFECNHCGKAFSQSSQLIRHQRIHSGVRPYECRDCGKAFVHSASLAKHQSTHKSEHPFQCNKSGKTFSQSACLSEHQLIQTAEEPFKPNKCDEVFANSNHLVQHQGTQAGKKPFEQNGCGKTSQQSSCLSKHQRIHTGEKPYECGDCGKTFNLGAQLIRHQRVHTGEKPYVCQECGKAFSQSSCFSKHQRVHTGEKPYECGDCGKTFSLGAALIRHRRIHTGEKPYVCQECGKAFNQSSCLSKHQRVHSGEKPFVCAECGKAFTQKANLMQHQRTHTGEKPYACDVCGKAFGLRAHLSQHQRIHTKEKPHQCPHCQKALCCCLGLSRHQ from the exons ATGACTGAG GAATTTGCGACCCTCGAGGACGTAGCCATGGACTTCACCTTGGAGGACTGGGAGCAGCTGGGGCTGGACCAGGGCGACCTGTTCTGGGACACAGCACTGGACAACTACCAGAACCTCTTCCTGCTGA ATCCCCCCAGACCCAACCTGACCTCCCATCCAGATGATGAGGAAGAGCTGGCGGCCCTGGCGAAAGGAAGCCCAGAGTCAACAGGCCCTG ACACTGCTGAGGCCAAGACCTCTCCTCTGCCACAGGACTTCTTGGAAGAAGGACTCTTCCAGGAGATTACTGAGATGTTTTCCAAGGATGGCCTCTGGAACTCCCATCTGGAAGAAGCCTACATAGATCAGAGCTGGTTAGATAGTTTGCTTGGAGATCCGGAAAGTCTTCTGAAGTCCGATGTTGTTACCAGCAAGGAAAGTCCCACAGAATGCAAGAGCCACGAACTTGAGAGCCACAAACTCAAGAGAGGCCTTGGTCCCGAGTCCCTCCCTTTCCCAGGAGCAGGTTCTGTGACTCCTGATCTTCCTGAAAGGAGCCTGACACCCGCTAAGTCTCAGGAAAGTGGGAATGACTTTGGGTGCTACTCAGACCAGAGCCAGCAGGATAACATCCAGGGAGGGGAGAAACCTTATAAATGTGGTCAGTGTGAGAAGAGCTTCAGCCAGAGCTACCATCTGATCCAGCACTGGATTCTTCACACTAGGGAGGACCCCACCGTGcctcaagagaatgagaaagatgtCAACCAGAGTTCCTGCCTTTTTGTGCAGTCAGTGTCTCACACAGGCTCCAAATCCTATGTGGGTAACAAGTGCGGGAAGACTTCTAGTCAGAATACATACCTCCTGTGGCATCAGAACATTCACAGTGAAGAAGAACCACGTCAGAGTCAAGACAGTGATGGTCCAGCAGGTCAAGACTCACAGCCTGTTGAGTGTCACAAACCACCCCCAGGTGGCAAATCCTACAAACGTAATGAACATGGTGAGAGTTTCAGCCAAACCTTTCATCTCACCCGGTATCAGAAAACCCACACTCGGAAACTCTACGAATGTGCCAGATGCAAGGCAATCTTCAACTTTAACAAATACCTCCTCCAACATCAGAAAATTCATGCTGCAGAAAAGACCGCTGTGTGTCAGGAGTGCGGGAAGGCCTTCAGGCGAAACTCCTTGCTTGTCAAACACCAGTCTGTTCACACTGGGGAAAAACCTTATAAGTGCGACGAGTGTGGGAAACGCTTCAGCCATATCCTGACCTTAAAGACCCACCAGAGGGTTCACAGGGGCGAGAAGCCTTACGAATGCAACACATGTGGGAAAGGCTTTTACCGGAACACTCACCTTAATGAACACCAGAGGGTTCACACGGGCTACAGGCCCCACAAGTGCCACCAATGCATCAAGAGTTTCACCCGGCCCTCCCACCTAAATCGACACCTATCCATTCACGCCATAGAAAAGCCCTACAGCTGTGCAGAATGCAAGGAGACCTTCAGCCACAATGAACACCTTGTTCAGCACCAGAAAATCCACGCTGTGGAAACCCCCTACGAATGTCAGGAGTGTGGTGAGCGCTTCATTTGCCACTCGACCCTAACTTGCCACCAGAGCATTCACACCAGAGAAAAACAAGGACTCGACGAGAGCAGGAAGATCTTGAATGAGAAGCCAGAGCACAGAGAGCCTCCAAGGGTCAGTGAGAAGCGCTTTAAGTGTAACAAATGTGAGAAAACCTTCAGCTGCAGGAAATACCTGACTCAGCATGAGCGGATTCATGCCAGGGTGAAGCCCTTTGAGTGTAACCACTGTGGGAAGGCCTTTAGCCAAAGTTCACAGCTCATCCGCCACCAGAGGATCCACTCTGGAGTGAGGCCGTATGAATGTAGGGACTGCGGGAAGGCCTTCGTTCATAGTGCCTCCCTTGCCAAACATCAGTCCACCCATAAGAGTGAGCACCCCTTTCAATGTAACAAAAGTGGAAAGACCTTCAGCCAAAGTGCATGTCTCTCAGAACATCAGTTAATCCAAACTGCGGAGGAGCCCTTTAAACCTAACAAGTGTGACGAAGTCTTTGCCAACAGTAACCACCTTGTTCAGCATCAGGGAACTCAGGCAGGAAAGAAGCCCTTTGAGCAAAATGGATGCGGGAAAACATCACAGCAGAGCTCGTGCCTTTCCaagcatcagagaattcacacaggtGAGAAGCCCTATGAATGTGGTGACTGTGGGAAAACCTTCAACCTGGGCGCTCAACTCATCCGACAccagagagttcacactggagaaaagccTTACGTTTGTCAGGAATGCGGGAAAGCCTTCAGCCAGAGCTCGTGCTTTTCTAAGCATCAGAGAGTTCACACaggtgagaaaccctatgaatgtggCGACTGTGGGAAAACCTTCAGCCTGGGTGCTGCACTCATCCGACACCGGAGGATTCATACTGGAGAAAAGCCTTATGTTTGtcaggaatgtgggaaagccttcaacCAGAGCTCATGCCTTTCTAAGCATCAGAGAGTTCACAGTGGGGAGAAGCCTTTTGTGTGTGccgaatgtgggaaagccttcaccCAGAAAGCAAATCTGATGCAGCATCAGAGAACTCACACTGGGGAGAAGCCTTATGCTTGTGATGTGTGTGGGAAAGCCTTTGGCCTTAGAGCCCATCTCAGTcagcatcagagaattcacaccaAGGAGAAACCACATCAGTGTCCACATTGTCAGAAAGCCTTGTGCTGCTGCTTAGGTCTTAGCCGACATCAGTGA
- the ZNF473 gene encoding zinc finger protein 473 isoform X3 — MFSKDGLWNSHLEEAYIDQSWLDSLLGDPESLLKSDVVTSKESPTECKSHELESHKLKRGLGPESLPFPGAGSVTPDLPERSLTPAKSQESGNDFGCYSDQSQQDNIQGGEKPYKCGQCEKSFSQSYHLIQHWILHTREDPTVPQENEKDVNQSSCLFVQSVSHTGSKSYVGNKCGKTSSQNTYLLWHQNIHSEEEPRQSQDSDGPAGQDSQPVECHKPPPGGKSYKRNEHGESFSQTFHLTRYQKTHTRKLYECARCKAIFNFNKYLLQHQKIHAAEKTAVCQECGKAFRRNSLLVKHQSVHTGEKPYKCDECGKRFSHILTLKTHQRVHRGEKPYECNTCGKGFYRNTHLNEHQRVHTGYRPHKCHQCIKSFTRPSHLNRHLSIHAIEKPYSCAECKETFSHNEHLVQHQKIHAVETPYECQECGERFICHSTLTCHQSIHTREKQGLDESRKILNEKPEHREPPRVSEKRFKCNKCEKTFSCRKYLTQHERIHARVKPFECNHCGKAFSQSSQLIRHQRIHSGVRPYECRDCGKAFVHSASLAKHQSTHKSEHPFQCNKSGKTFSQSACLSEHQLIQTAEEPFKPNKCDEVFANSNHLVQHQGTQAGKKPFEQNGCGKTSQQSSCLSKHQRIHTGEKPYECGDCGKTFNLGAQLIRHQRVHTGEKPYVCQECGKAFSQSSCFSKHQRVHTGEKPYECGDCGKTFSLGAALIRHRRIHTGEKPYVCQECGKAFNQSSCLSKHQRVHSGEKPFVCAECGKAFTQKANLMQHQRTHTGEKPYACDVCGKAFGLRAHLSQHQRIHTKEKPHQCPHCQKALCCCLGLSRHQ, encoded by the coding sequence ATGTTTTCCAAGGATGGCCTCTGGAACTCCCATCTGGAAGAAGCCTACATAGATCAGAGCTGGTTAGATAGTTTGCTTGGAGATCCGGAAAGTCTTCTGAAGTCCGATGTTGTTACCAGCAAGGAAAGTCCCACAGAATGCAAGAGCCACGAACTTGAGAGCCACAAACTCAAGAGAGGCCTTGGTCCCGAGTCCCTCCCTTTCCCAGGAGCAGGTTCTGTGACTCCTGATCTTCCTGAAAGGAGCCTGACACCCGCTAAGTCTCAGGAAAGTGGGAATGACTTTGGGTGCTACTCAGACCAGAGCCAGCAGGATAACATCCAGGGAGGGGAGAAACCTTATAAATGTGGTCAGTGTGAGAAGAGCTTCAGCCAGAGCTACCATCTGATCCAGCACTGGATTCTTCACACTAGGGAGGACCCCACCGTGcctcaagagaatgagaaagatgtCAACCAGAGTTCCTGCCTTTTTGTGCAGTCAGTGTCTCACACAGGCTCCAAATCCTATGTGGGTAACAAGTGCGGGAAGACTTCTAGTCAGAATACATACCTCCTGTGGCATCAGAACATTCACAGTGAAGAAGAACCACGTCAGAGTCAAGACAGTGATGGTCCAGCAGGTCAAGACTCACAGCCTGTTGAGTGTCACAAACCACCCCCAGGTGGCAAATCCTACAAACGTAATGAACATGGTGAGAGTTTCAGCCAAACCTTTCATCTCACCCGGTATCAGAAAACCCACACTCGGAAACTCTACGAATGTGCCAGATGCAAGGCAATCTTCAACTTTAACAAATACCTCCTCCAACATCAGAAAATTCATGCTGCAGAAAAGACCGCTGTGTGTCAGGAGTGCGGGAAGGCCTTCAGGCGAAACTCCTTGCTTGTCAAACACCAGTCTGTTCACACTGGGGAAAAACCTTATAAGTGCGACGAGTGTGGGAAACGCTTCAGCCATATCCTGACCTTAAAGACCCACCAGAGGGTTCACAGGGGCGAGAAGCCTTACGAATGCAACACATGTGGGAAAGGCTTTTACCGGAACACTCACCTTAATGAACACCAGAGGGTTCACACGGGCTACAGGCCCCACAAGTGCCACCAATGCATCAAGAGTTTCACCCGGCCCTCCCACCTAAATCGACACCTATCCATTCACGCCATAGAAAAGCCCTACAGCTGTGCAGAATGCAAGGAGACCTTCAGCCACAATGAACACCTTGTTCAGCACCAGAAAATCCACGCTGTGGAAACCCCCTACGAATGTCAGGAGTGTGGTGAGCGCTTCATTTGCCACTCGACCCTAACTTGCCACCAGAGCATTCACACCAGAGAAAAACAAGGACTCGACGAGAGCAGGAAGATCTTGAATGAGAAGCCAGAGCACAGAGAGCCTCCAAGGGTCAGTGAGAAGCGCTTTAAGTGTAACAAATGTGAGAAAACCTTCAGCTGCAGGAAATACCTGACTCAGCATGAGCGGATTCATGCCAGGGTGAAGCCCTTTGAGTGTAACCACTGTGGGAAGGCCTTTAGCCAAAGTTCACAGCTCATCCGCCACCAGAGGATCCACTCTGGAGTGAGGCCGTATGAATGTAGGGACTGCGGGAAGGCCTTCGTTCATAGTGCCTCCCTTGCCAAACATCAGTCCACCCATAAGAGTGAGCACCCCTTTCAATGTAACAAAAGTGGAAAGACCTTCAGCCAAAGTGCATGTCTCTCAGAACATCAGTTAATCCAAACTGCGGAGGAGCCCTTTAAACCTAACAAGTGTGACGAAGTCTTTGCCAACAGTAACCACCTTGTTCAGCATCAGGGAACTCAGGCAGGAAAGAAGCCCTTTGAGCAAAATGGATGCGGGAAAACATCACAGCAGAGCTCGTGCCTTTCCaagcatcagagaattcacacaggtGAGAAGCCCTATGAATGTGGTGACTGTGGGAAAACCTTCAACCTGGGCGCTCAACTCATCCGACAccagagagttcacactggagaaaagccTTACGTTTGTCAGGAATGCGGGAAAGCCTTCAGCCAGAGCTCGTGCTTTTCTAAGCATCAGAGAGTTCACACaggtgagaaaccctatgaatgtggCGACTGTGGGAAAACCTTCAGCCTGGGTGCTGCACTCATCCGACACCGGAGGATTCATACTGGAGAAAAGCCTTATGTTTGtcaggaatgtgggaaagccttcaacCAGAGCTCATGCCTTTCTAAGCATCAGAGAGTTCACAGTGGGGAGAAGCCTTTTGTGTGTGccgaatgtgggaaagccttcaccCAGAAAGCAAATCTGATGCAGCATCAGAGAACTCACACTGGGGAGAAGCCTTATGCTTGTGATGTGTGTGGGAAAGCCTTTGGCCTTAGAGCCCATCTCAGTcagcatcagagaattcacaccaAGGAGAAACCACATCAGTGTCCACATTGTCAGAAAGCCTTGTGCTGCTGCTTAGGTCTTAGCCGACATCAGTGA
- the ZNF473 gene encoding zinc finger protein 473 isoform X2, whose amino-acid sequence MMRKSWRPWRKEAQSQQALDFLEEGLFQEITEMFSKDGLWNSHLEEAYIDQSWLDSLLGDPESLLKSDVVTSKESPTECKSHELESHKLKRGLGPESLPFPGAGSVTPDLPERSLTPAKSQESGNDFGCYSDQSQQDNIQGGEKPYKCGQCEKSFSQSYHLIQHWILHTREDPTVPQENEKDVNQSSCLFVQSVSHTGSKSYVGNKCGKTSSQNTYLLWHQNIHSEEEPRQSQDSDGPAGQDSQPVECHKPPPGGKSYKRNEHGESFSQTFHLTRYQKTHTRKLYECARCKAIFNFNKYLLQHQKIHAAEKTAVCQECGKAFRRNSLLVKHQSVHTGEKPYKCDECGKRFSHILTLKTHQRVHRGEKPYECNTCGKGFYRNTHLNEHQRVHTGYRPHKCHQCIKSFTRPSHLNRHLSIHAIEKPYSCAECKETFSHNEHLVQHQKIHAVETPYECQECGERFICHSTLTCHQSIHTREKQGLDESRKILNEKPEHREPPRVSEKRFKCNKCEKTFSCRKYLTQHERIHARVKPFECNHCGKAFSQSSQLIRHQRIHSGVRPYECRDCGKAFVHSASLAKHQSTHKSEHPFQCNKSGKTFSQSACLSEHQLIQTAEEPFKPNKCDEVFANSNHLVQHQGTQAGKKPFEQNGCGKTSQQSSCLSKHQRIHTGEKPYECGDCGKTFNLGAQLIRHQRVHTGEKPYVCQECGKAFSQSSCFSKHQRVHTGEKPYECGDCGKTFSLGAALIRHRRIHTGEKPYVCQECGKAFNQSSCLSKHQRVHSGEKPFVCAECGKAFTQKANLMQHQRTHTGEKPYACDVCGKAFGLRAHLSQHQRIHTKEKPHQCPHCQKALCCCLGLSRHQ is encoded by the exons ATGATGAGGAAGAGCTGGCGGCCCTGGCGAAAGGAAGCCCAGAGTCAACAGGCCCTG GACTTCTTGGAAGAAGGACTCTTCCAGGAGATTACTGAGATGTTTTCCAAGGATGGCCTCTGGAACTCCCATCTGGAAGAAGCCTACATAGATCAGAGCTGGTTAGATAGTTTGCTTGGAGATCCGGAAAGTCTTCTGAAGTCCGATGTTGTTACCAGCAAGGAAAGTCCCACAGAATGCAAGAGCCACGAACTTGAGAGCCACAAACTCAAGAGAGGCCTTGGTCCCGAGTCCCTCCCTTTCCCAGGAGCAGGTTCTGTGACTCCTGATCTTCCTGAAAGGAGCCTGACACCCGCTAAGTCTCAGGAAAGTGGGAATGACTTTGGGTGCTACTCAGACCAGAGCCAGCAGGATAACATCCAGGGAGGGGAGAAACCTTATAAATGTGGTCAGTGTGAGAAGAGCTTCAGCCAGAGCTACCATCTGATCCAGCACTGGATTCTTCACACTAGGGAGGACCCCACCGTGcctcaagagaatgagaaagatgtCAACCAGAGTTCCTGCCTTTTTGTGCAGTCAGTGTCTCACACAGGCTCCAAATCCTATGTGGGTAACAAGTGCGGGAAGACTTCTAGTCAGAATACATACCTCCTGTGGCATCAGAACATTCACAGTGAAGAAGAACCACGTCAGAGTCAAGACAGTGATGGTCCAGCAGGTCAAGACTCACAGCCTGTTGAGTGTCACAAACCACCCCCAGGTGGCAAATCCTACAAACGTAATGAACATGGTGAGAGTTTCAGCCAAACCTTTCATCTCACCCGGTATCAGAAAACCCACACTCGGAAACTCTACGAATGTGCCAGATGCAAGGCAATCTTCAACTTTAACAAATACCTCCTCCAACATCAGAAAATTCATGCTGCAGAAAAGACCGCTGTGTGTCAGGAGTGCGGGAAGGCCTTCAGGCGAAACTCCTTGCTTGTCAAACACCAGTCTGTTCACACTGGGGAAAAACCTTATAAGTGCGACGAGTGTGGGAAACGCTTCAGCCATATCCTGACCTTAAAGACCCACCAGAGGGTTCACAGGGGCGAGAAGCCTTACGAATGCAACACATGTGGGAAAGGCTTTTACCGGAACACTCACCTTAATGAACACCAGAGGGTTCACACGGGCTACAGGCCCCACAAGTGCCACCAATGCATCAAGAGTTTCACCCGGCCCTCCCACCTAAATCGACACCTATCCATTCACGCCATAGAAAAGCCCTACAGCTGTGCAGAATGCAAGGAGACCTTCAGCCACAATGAACACCTTGTTCAGCACCAGAAAATCCACGCTGTGGAAACCCCCTACGAATGTCAGGAGTGTGGTGAGCGCTTCATTTGCCACTCGACCCTAACTTGCCACCAGAGCATTCACACCAGAGAAAAACAAGGACTCGACGAGAGCAGGAAGATCTTGAATGAGAAGCCAGAGCACAGAGAGCCTCCAAGGGTCAGTGAGAAGCGCTTTAAGTGTAACAAATGTGAGAAAACCTTCAGCTGCAGGAAATACCTGACTCAGCATGAGCGGATTCATGCCAGGGTGAAGCCCTTTGAGTGTAACCACTGTGGGAAGGCCTTTAGCCAAAGTTCACAGCTCATCCGCCACCAGAGGATCCACTCTGGAGTGAGGCCGTATGAATGTAGGGACTGCGGGAAGGCCTTCGTTCATAGTGCCTCCCTTGCCAAACATCAGTCCACCCATAAGAGTGAGCACCCCTTTCAATGTAACAAAAGTGGAAAGACCTTCAGCCAAAGTGCATGTCTCTCAGAACATCAGTTAATCCAAACTGCGGAGGAGCCCTTTAAACCTAACAAGTGTGACGAAGTCTTTGCCAACAGTAACCACCTTGTTCAGCATCAGGGAACTCAGGCAGGAAAGAAGCCCTTTGAGCAAAATGGATGCGGGAAAACATCACAGCAGAGCTCGTGCCTTTCCaagcatcagagaattcacacaggtGAGAAGCCCTATGAATGTGGTGACTGTGGGAAAACCTTCAACCTGGGCGCTCAACTCATCCGACAccagagagttcacactggagaaaagccTTACGTTTGTCAGGAATGCGGGAAAGCCTTCAGCCAGAGCTCGTGCTTTTCTAAGCATCAGAGAGTTCACACaggtgagaaaccctatgaatgtggCGACTGTGGGAAAACCTTCAGCCTGGGTGCTGCACTCATCCGACACCGGAGGATTCATACTGGAGAAAAGCCTTATGTTTGtcaggaatgtgggaaagccttcaacCAGAGCTCATGCCTTTCTAAGCATCAGAGAGTTCACAGTGGGGAGAAGCCTTTTGTGTGTGccgaatgtgggaaagccttcaccCAGAAAGCAAATCTGATGCAGCATCAGAGAACTCACACTGGGGAGAAGCCTTATGCTTGTGATGTGTGTGGGAAAGCCTTTGGCCTTAGAGCCCATCTCAGTcagcatcagagaattcacaccaAGGAGAAACCACATCAGTGTCCACATTGTCAGAAAGCCTTGTGCTGCTGCTTAGGTCTTAGCCGACATCAGTGA